In the Mycolicibacterium thermoresistibile genome, one interval contains:
- a CDS encoding IS256 family transposase: MTDEKGTSSTTGNELVAQLQASGALDELFAKIDSGEVEITGSDGLLPALLKTTLERGLQAELTGHLGYEKGEPAPAKRPNARNGTTSKTIESEVGSFTIDVPRDRAGTFTPRLIRKGQRRLDGLDDMIISLYAGGMTVREIEHHLATTIGVELSAGTISAITDAVADAVLQWQNRPLEEFYPVIYLDAIRIKVRQDHRVVGRSAYIAVGVDLEGIKHVLGIWVQDTEGASFWAHVCADLANRGVRDVLIVCCDGLAGLPEAIEATWPDSMVQTCVVHLIRASMRFVSYGDRKKVAAELKKIYTAPNEETALAALAEFEASAWGAKYPQTVATWTAAWERFTPFLQFPPMLRRVIYTTNSIESLNFQLRKVTKNRGHFPSTESAVKLLWLAICNIEDRRARERAAEKGKPAGQRRASGRLVEGQVTTNWKQALAQLAAAYPDRINPYL, from the coding sequence ATGACCGATGAAAAGGGCACTTCCTCGACGACGGGTAACGAGCTCGTCGCGCAGCTCCAGGCCAGCGGTGCGCTGGACGAGTTGTTCGCCAAGATCGACTCCGGCGAGGTCGAGATCACCGGCTCGGACGGGCTGTTGCCGGCGCTGTTGAAGACGACCCTGGAGCGGGGCCTGCAGGCGGAACTGACCGGCCATCTGGGCTATGAGAAGGGCGAGCCGGCGCCGGCTAAGCGCCCGAATGCCCGCAACGGCACCACCTCGAAGACCATCGAGTCCGAGGTCGGCTCGTTCACCATCGACGTCCCCCGGGATCGGGCCGGCACGTTCACCCCGAGGTTGATCCGCAAGGGCCAGCGCCGTCTGGACGGGCTGGACGACATGATCATCAGCCTCTACGCCGGCGGCATGACCGTCCGCGAGATCGAGCACCATCTGGCCACGACGATCGGCGTGGAGCTGTCGGCGGGCACGATCTCGGCGATCACCGACGCCGTGGCCGACGCCGTGCTGCAGTGGCAGAACCGGCCGCTGGAGGAGTTCTACCCGGTCATCTACCTCGATGCCATCCGCATCAAAGTCCGCCAAGACCACCGGGTCGTGGGCCGCTCGGCCTACATCGCCGTCGGCGTCGACCTCGAGGGCATCAAGCACGTGCTGGGGATCTGGGTCCAAGACACCGAGGGCGCCTCCTTCTGGGCCCACGTGTGCGCAGACCTGGCCAATCGCGGCGTCCGGGACGTACTCATCGTGTGCTGCGACGGCCTGGCCGGCCTTCCGGAGGCGATCGAGGCGACCTGGCCCGACTCGATGGTCCAGACCTGCGTAGTGCACCTGATCCGGGCCTCGATGCGGTTCGTGTCCTACGGCGATCGCAAGAAGGTCGCCGCCGAGCTGAAGAAGATCTACACCGCCCCGAACGAGGAGACCGCCCTGGCGGCGCTGGCCGAGTTCGAGGCCTCGGCCTGGGGCGCCAAGTACCCGCAGACCGTGGCGACCTGGACCGCGGCGTGGGAGCGATTCACGCCGTTCCTGCAGTTCCCGCCCATGCTGAGGCGGGTCATCTACACGACGAACTCGATCGAGTCGCTGAATTTCCAGCTGCGCAAGGTCACCAAGAACCGCGGCCACTTCCCGAGCACCGAATCGGCCGTCAAGCTGCTGTGGCTGGCGATCTGCAACATCGAAGACCGAAGGGCCCGCGAACGCGCCGCCGAGAAGGGCAAGCCCGCCGGGCAACGGAGGGCCTCAGGCCGCCTCGTCGAAGGACAAGTCACCACCAACTGGAAACAAGCCCTCGCCCAGCTCGCGGCCGCCTACCCCGACCGCATCAACCCCTACCTCTGA